The Ketobacter alkanivorans genome includes the window ACTTCTGCCTCGCCTGGACAGTATTGCTTCTGGCAGGATTAATAACTGTAATGAACTACGTAGGACTGTTACCGCGTAGCTCGTTTACTGCATATTCAACCCAAGTGGGATCAATTATAGAAATGATTCTGCTGTCCTTTGCTTTGGCTGAAAGCATCAATCGGGAACGCCAGGACAAAATGAAGGCTCAACAGAGAATGCTGGAACAGGCTGAGGAAATCAACCGTGAGCAGAAGCGTACACATTTGTTGATGGAAGAATCTTATGAGAAAGAAATGGCTGCTTTACAGAAGGCCATGGATGCGGAAGCGGAAAGCAAGTCTAAAAGCCAATTCCTAGCTACCATGAGCCATGAAATACGGACCCCGATGAACGGAGTTATTGGCATGACTGAGTTGTTGAGGACAACACCTTTGAGTGCCATTCAAAGTAAGTATCTGGAAATAATCAACAATTCAGGACAGGCTCTGTTATCCATTATCAATGACATACTAGACTATTCCAAAATTGCTGCCGGTCACATGGAGCTTGAGCTAATTACTTTTGATCTCGAAAAACTGGTTCATGAATGCACGTCGTTACACAGTGTTAACGCAGAAAAGAAGTCAATTGAATTGGCCGTTTTCACCGACCCTGCCTTGCCGAAAAGAATCATAGGTGATCCAACACGACTCCGACAGATTATTAATAACTTGCTGAGCAATGCGACTAAGTTTACTCAGGATGGTTATGTAAAACTCCAGGTAAAAAAAACTCAGCATCAAGATCAAATTTTATTTGAAGTAGTTGATACCGGGCCAGGTATCAGCCCCGAACATCAAAGTAAGCTGTTTACTGCTTTCCAGCAGGCTGACTCTTCTACCACTCGAAAGTTTGGAGGAACCGGTCTTGGGTTGAGTATTTGCAAACAGTTAACTCATCTCATGGGTGGTGAAATTGGTGTCAGAAGCGAAGCCGAAAAAGGATCTACATTTTATTTTTTCATTCAATACACTGAATCTGATGGTGCCAATATCAGCAAGGCGGATCGTTTACGGGGTGACGATAGATTCTTGGTTAGATCGACATTCCTGATCAGTACTCAGCCATTACTCTTACAATTGTTCGAGGAGGCCGCCTCGAGGTATGGCTTTTCATGCTCCGTCTATCCGAAATTTTCAAGCTTTGCGCTCGACGTGGAGCAAAATAGTCAGCTTAGGGCAAAACCATTATTAGTGTTTGTCGACCAGAAACAGATGGAATCCGGTGAGTTGAACCCCGATTTGGTATCCGATTTTGCAAGCAGCAATCCCGTAGTTGAGTTTGTTTACCTGACCGGAATTAATGCGAGTTTGGCCAATCAGAGATCGCTTATTGCCGGTCGTTTCCTGTCTACTCAAAAACCAGTATCCGTGCTTGATGTCGCTGCACTGCTGAAGAGTTTCTCAGAGAGCAGTGCAGCTGAGATGCAGAGCGAAGCTGAACGTAAATATCCAGATCTTAGTCATCTACAGGTTCTCGTGGCGGAAGACAATCCGGTCAATCAAATGGTTATCAAAGGTATGTTGAGTAAATTTGGCATTGATCCCGCCATTGCAAGGAATGGAAAAATCGCAGTTAACATGGCAACAGAGAATCATTTTCATGTCATTTTTATGGATTGCGAAATGCCCGTTATGGATGGTTTAAGGGCCAGCAAACTAATTCTCAGGCAGGGAGGCAGGTCAGGTGGAACTCCACAGATTGTGGCGCTTACCGCGCACGTAATGCAGGATATCAGGGATCAATTCAAGTCCATCGGTGTGCATGAGTTTCTTGTGAAACCAGTCATGCTGGATGATATTAGTCGAGTTTTCTCAGATCTGTGGCCAGATTAGCTCGATACGTCTGCAAAAAAAGATCCTAACCTGTCGGTATAATAGTTAGGCAATCAAGCTTCTTTCATGGTCAATCAAAATCGATAAGGTTTAGTTTCATAATTATCCGGGTGGTAAAACTGCCACCGTCTCGAATGCGGTCCACTTCAAACACAATGGGCGCGTTCATGTCGCCGGGGCGCAGGAAATAGGCGTGCAGCGAATGACACTGACGTTGTTCCTCAAGGGTTCGATAGGCTGCCACCAGGGACTGGCTGATCACCTGACCTCCAAACACATTGCGGCCGACCACATCCCGGCTTACGCCTCTGAACAGGTTCAGCTCAATGCTTTCCAGGTCCAACAGGTTGATCAATTCATCTACCAGGTTAGTCATCTACTTCGCTCCGGATAGTGGGTTGGAAAATTAAGCGGACAGTTGAAACAAAAGAAGGCGACCGGGGTCGCCTTCTCAGTATAGGGCAGGACGCGTTTCGCGTTGCCCCCATATCAGTTGTCAGAAATACTGTTGGTACACCAGGGGGCCGAATGCCACCAGCACCAGGGCTATACCCATCACGGTTAGCGGCAGCACATAGCGTTCGTGGCGAATCCAGAAACTCTTGCCGCGGGTATCCTCTTTGGCTTTCTCTATTTCCTCTTCGCCCACCACTTGCCGCGTCAACAGGTGGTTCACGGCCACCGGCGGGCTGAGGTAACCCAGCTCAAAGGCCACCAGGGTGATCATCCAGAAATGCAGGGGATCGATACCCTGGCTGTAGGCCGCCTGAGCCACAGTGCCGGATACCAGTACGATGGCGCCAAAGGGATCCATAATCATCCCGATGATGACCAGGACAATGACCAGGGCAATCATGGCCGTCCAGATATTGCCGAAGAAATCACTCTGTGCGGCGACTTCTTCGAAAATACCGGAATCTTCGATTACACCACCTACGGTCAGGCTTAACGCCATAATGGAAAGCAAGGCACCGATATGGACCGTGGTATCAGTCGTGGCGCGACGTACGGAGTTTTCCAGTGAGGTGGCACGCTCTTCACCTTCATAGGTTTCATGTTTGTCTTCATCCGGTGAATGTTTGACCTTGGATTCCAGCACCAGGACCAGCAGAAGCAGCAGGGGCAGGATCGCGGCCGTCATCAGTCCATCCTGCTGGTACATAAAGGTCGCAGTGGGTATCACTAACAAGAGCAGCCAGGGCAGCAGTTTTTTGGTGTTTTTGACGACAAATTCGTATACCAGCAACAGCAGGATGATCATGGGCAGAACCACCGGCGCGGTGTGTTCGTCCAGGTGGGCATCCAGCAGGAAGGCGTAGGCGGCTGCGGTAACCACAAAAATCAAAACGTAAGGAACCAGCGGCTGGAATGCACGCAGACTGGGGGACAGGGCTTCCGAAATCGGGGCAATTTTCATGGGCCCCTGTTTTGCAACCAGCGACACCAGGAAGAACAGGAACGAGGTGAGCATAAACACCTTTACGCCCCAGCCGTACATCATGTCGGTGGTGACTTCCTTATTGAGCATGGCGATCAGGAGCACCAGCAGACAGGGGCGCAGTACCACACCCAGGCTACCGCTCATGGCGGTGGCAGCCAGGGCCAGATTGCGACGGGCGCCAACCCGCCGCAGTTCAGCGTACACCACTGCACCCATGGCGATGATGATAATACCGGAGGCACCGGTGTAGGCTGTGGGTACCGCCATGATCACAACAGCCACGAATGCCAGCAGTTCCGGCGGCAGCTTCCAGGGTTTAAAGATGCGGAATATGTATTCACCCAGGTAAGTTTGTTTCAGCAGCATACCCACCCAGATATAAAGTCCGATGTTCAGGAACAGGGAGGCCTGATCCATAATTTTGTCGACGAACAGCACCATGCCCTGCGGGTTTCCGGTTTCAAAAATGAAGAAACGGGCAGAGCTGATGGCCATATAGGCGAACAACGGGACCGAAAGCAGGGCTTTGCCGATGCTGCCCCCGGGTTTGGCCGTCTTCGGAATGGTGAAAAGCTGGAACAGCGATACCAGTGCCAGGGCTCCGAAACCAAACAGATAGAACCAGCGAACGTGTTCATTTTGGATCAGAGTACCGGATGCCCAGCCATTGTTGAGATAACTGTAGGAGGAGTAGGTTAAGGAAACATGGGCTATCAGCTGTGCTGTAATGCCGAAACGATAGTCCATCACTGTCTGCATGGGCCGCAGACCGATGTGGTGATGGGTCAGGGCAGCGGTGAGGGCACAGACAAAGAATACTATGGCGAGGAAAATCTGGTTATTGTCGCGGCGGAATTGGGACAAGGCAGAGAGCGCCATATCCACTGCA containing:
- a CDS encoding hybrid sensor histidine kinase/response regulator — translated: MENYSAAQLSYEVHYITLPPDCTSHSAIDDSEWLTMEGHSNSFGLTSDCYVFRVAITNHTHSELPVMLEITYPLLDSVEVYKSSLAATSHVLSLGDLKPFGSRLMDKRTFIIPLKLTPNQEITYFFSIKTDSAMQFPLKIWKPEAYYKAEIGQHAWYGMYFGVLMVMAAYNLIIFFAVRNQAYLWYVCYVIAFAFFQASIEGLSFQYLWPDSVWWNSVCRAFFVGLMMFGIVLFQMHFLDHRSHSPRLYKLCNWAVYASILLMVTTFFIPYAVSIHVAAVLVCLLVCYVCILALISGYWAWFKGFAQARYFCLAWTVLLLAGLITVMNYVGLLPRSSFTAYSTQVGSIIEMILLSFALAESINRERQDKMKAQQRMLEQAEEINREQKRTHLLMEESYEKEMAALQKAMDAEAESKSKSQFLATMSHEIRTPMNGVIGMTELLRTTPLSAIQSKYLEIINNSGQALLSIINDILDYSKIAAGHMELELITFDLEKLVHECTSLHSVNAEKKSIELAVFTDPALPKRIIGDPTRLRQIINNLLSNATKFTQDGYVKLQVKKTQHQDQILFEVVDTGPGISPEHQSKLFTAFQQADSSTTRKFGGTGLGLSICKQLTHLMGGEIGVRSEAEKGSTFYFFIQYTESDGANISKADRLRGDDRFLVRSTFLISTQPLLLQLFEEAASRYGFSCSVYPKFSSFALDVEQNSQLRAKPLLVFVDQKQMESGELNPDLVSDFASSNPVVEFVYLTGINASLANQRSLIAGRFLSTQKPVSVLDVAALLKSFSESSAAEMQSEAERKYPDLSHLQVLVAEDNPVNQMVIKGMLSKFGIDPAIARNGKIAVNMATENHFHVIFMDCEMPVMDGLRASKLILRQGGRSGGTPQIVALTAHVMQDIRDQFKSIGVHEFLVKPVMLDDISRVFSDLWPD
- a CDS encoding TRAP transporter large permease subunit, which translates into the protein MNINFLGRNPREWLSSLPVFIILLGVLVLSIGENLNSQLNKLGNHIWPDYHILRLDVPVPSCDPNIDIESEVQKIVAQKKKEAADDPFGGMFGSEEVNEGAIRESLGKQAELCRMKHEAAQKTIELKTPNVERFVAVDMALSALSQFRRDNNQIFLAIVFFVCALTAALTHHHIGLRPMQTVMDYRFGITAQLIAHVSLTYSSYSYLNNGWASGTLIQNEHVRWFYLFGFGALALVSLFQLFTIPKTAKPGGSIGKALLSVPLFAYMAISSARFFIFETGNPQGMVLFVDKIMDQASLFLNIGLYIWVGMLLKQTYLGEYIFRIFKPWKLPPELLAFVAVVIMAVPTAYTGASGIIIIAMGAVVYAELRRVGARRNLALAATAMSGSLGVVLRPCLLVLLIAMLNKEVTTDMMYGWGVKVFMLTSFLFFLVSLVAKQGPMKIAPISEALSPSLRAFQPLVPYVLIFVVTAAAYAFLLDAHLDEHTAPVVLPMIILLLLVYEFVVKNTKKLLPWLLLLVIPTATFMYQQDGLMTAAILPLLLLLVLVLESKVKHSPDEDKHETYEGEERATSLENSVRRATTDTTVHIGALLSIMALSLTVGGVIEDSGIFEEVAAQSDFFGNIWTAMIALVIVLVIIGMIMDPFGAIVLVSGTVAQAAYSQGIDPLHFWMITLVAFELGYLSPPVAVNHLLTRQVVGEEEIEKAKEDTRGKSFWIRHERYVLPLTVMGIALVLVAFGPLVYQQYF